A genome region from Hevea brasiliensis isolate MT/VB/25A 57/8 chromosome 9, ASM3005281v1, whole genome shotgun sequence includes the following:
- the LOC110673430 gene encoding uncharacterized protein LOC110673430, protein MDPSAPNLSILASLCLAVAIFGLCWPVAQSKPEDGMVIQQITSKEGGACAGVTAPASCPINCFRMDPVCGVDGVTYWCGCADAMCAGTPVSKSGACELENGGSASLPRQALLLVHILWLILLGFSLLFGLF, encoded by the coding sequence ATGGATCCATCGGCGCCCAATTTATCAATTTTGGCCTCTTTATGTCTCGCCGTTGCCATTTTTGGACTTTGCTGGCCGGTCGCCCAATCTAAACCTGAAGATGGAATGGTGATTCAGCAAATTACCAGCAAAGAAGGCGGTGCGTGCGCCGGAGTCACTGCTCCAGCGTCATGCCCGATCAATTGCTTCCGCATGGACCCCGTCTGTGGTGTCGATGGAGTGACATACTGGTGTGGGTGTGCTGATGCTATGTGCGCTGGTACTCCGGTTTCCAAATCAGGGGCTTGTGAACTGGAAAATGGCGGCAGCGCTTCTCTTCCTCGTCAGGCGCTTCTTTTGGTCCATATTCTCTGGCTTATCTTGCTCGGTTTTTCTTTATTGTTTGGTCTTTTCTAA